Proteins from one Belonocnema kinseyi isolate 2016_QV_RU_SX_M_011 chromosome 8, B_treatae_v1, whole genome shotgun sequence genomic window:
- the LOC117178341 gene encoding basic helix-loop-helix transcription factor scleraxis-like isoform X2, translating into MATRNREEPVKQRYQANARERDRTHSVNTAFSTLRTLIPTEPADRKLSKIETLRLASSYINHLGAVLVAGAIDQPCLRKENHSYQINHWDESQKRPQVCTFCLANHKKCNLNFGSQMISDRSSIESSSYVVMPVHSGNYFNMN; encoded by the exons atggcTACGAGAAATCGAGAGGAACCAGTGAAACAACGATATCAAGCAAACGCTCGTGAAAGGGATCGAACGCATAg CGTAAACACAGCTTTCAGCACCTTGAGAACCCTGATTCCAACGGAACCTGCTGATAGgaaattgtcgaaaattgaaactttaagaCTGGCAAGTAGCTACATCAATCACTTGGGTGCAGTTTTGGTAGCAGGTGCGATTGACCAACCATGCCTCAGGAAAGAAAATCATAGTTATCAGATAAATCACTGGGATGAATCTCAAAAAAGGCCACAAGTCTGCACTTTTTGTCTCGCCaaccataaaaaatgt AATCTGAATTTTGGGTCTCAAATGATTTCTGATCGATCCAGCATAGAAAGTTCATCCTACGTTGTAATGCCGGTTCATTCCGgcaattattttaatatgaattaa
- the LOC117178341 gene encoding basic helix-loop-helix transcription factor scleraxis-like isoform X1 produces the protein MATRNREEPVKQRYQANARERDRTHRCQSQEIQSSLCSVNTAFSTLRTLIPTEPADRKLSKIETLRLASSYINHLGAVLVAGAIDQPCLRKENHSYQINHWDESQKRPQVCTFCLANHKKCNLNFGSQMISDRSSIESSSYVVMPVHSGNYFNMN, from the exons atggcTACGAGAAATCGAGAGGAACCAGTGAAACAACGATATCAAGCAAACGCTCGTGAAAGGGATCGAACGCATAg GTGTCAGTCTCAAGAAATCCAATCTTCACTGTGCAGCGTAAACACAGCTTTCAGCACCTTGAGAACCCTGATTCCAACGGAACCTGCTGATAGgaaattgtcgaaaattgaaactttaagaCTGGCAAGTAGCTACATCAATCACTTGGGTGCAGTTTTGGTAGCAGGTGCGATTGACCAACCATGCCTCAGGAAAGAAAATCATAGTTATCAGATAAATCACTGGGATGAATCTCAAAAAAGGCCACAAGTCTGCACTTTTTGTCTCGCCaaccataaaaaatgt AATCTGAATTTTGGGTCTCAAATGATTTCTGATCGATCCAGCATAGAAAGTTCATCCTACGTTGTAATGCCGGTTCATTCCGgcaattattttaatatgaattaa